One Pyrenophora tritici-repentis strain M4 chromosome 5, whole genome shotgun sequence DNA window includes the following coding sequences:
- a CDS encoding Glyco-hydro-61 domain containing protein — MKFSVLAAAALSQVASAHYFFDKTFVNGEQIGEPLEYIRKNTRSISYMPTKWKNSFDNLTPDDPDFRCNLGAFKSAKNTKVLEVKAGTKVAMGLGVQATMKHPGPCFAHMSKAPGSVQDYEGDGEWFKIHEEGICDKSKDIKGPAWCTWDKDRVEFTIPAGTPDGEYLIRSEHVGLHGAHDGQAEFYYGCLQVKVTGGGSGTPGPTYKFPGAYKKDDPEFNFSVWGGMKDYTFPGPRPWTGGNNGNDGNSTSPAEEATNPTSSSVAEPEPAAPAATATASPSPISNDPTQLPPVHNSENCKGGKNKRGRRAFRNAILKA, encoded by the exons ATGAAGTTCTCCGTCCTTGCCGCCGCCGCCCTCTCTCAGGTCGCCTCTGCTCATTACTTCTTTGACAAAACCTTTGTCAATGGCGAGCAAATTGGCGAGCCCCTCGAGTACATCCGCAAGAACACCCGCTCCATCTCGTACATGCCGACCAAATGGAAGAACTCCTTCGACAACCTGACCCCTGATGACCCCGACTTCCGCTGCAACTTGGGCGCTTTCAAGAGCGCTAAGAACACCAAAGTCCTTGAGGTCAAAGCTGGCACCAAGGTGGCTATGGGTCTCGGCGTTCAAGCTACTATGAAGCATCCTGGTCCGTGTTTTGCCCACATGTCCAAGGCTCCTGGCAGTGTACAAGACTACGAGGGCGATGGTGAGTGGTTCAAGATCCACGAGGAGGGCATCTGCGACAAGAGCAAGGACATCAAGGGCCCCGCCTGGTGCACCTGGGACAAGGACAGGGTTGAGTTCACTATCCCGGCCGGCACACCTGACGGCGAGTACCTGATCCGTTCGGAGCACGTTGGTCTCCACGGTGCCCACGATGGTCAGGCTGAGTTCTACTACGG ATGTCTGCAAGTCAAGGTTACCGGTGGTGGTAGCGGCACCCCTGGTCCCACCTACAAGTTCCCCGGCGCATACAAGAAGGATGACCCGGAATTCAACTTCAGCGTCTGGGGCGGAATGAAGGACTACACTTTCCCCGGTCCCCGCCCCTGGACTGGCGGCAACAATGGCAATGACGGCAACTCCACCTCCCCTGCTGAGGAGGCTACCAACCCGACTTCGTCTTCTGTTGCCGAGCCCGAGCCCGCCGCACCTGCTGCCACTGCCACTGCCTCTCCTTCCCCTATTTCCAACGACCCTACCCAGCTTCCTCCTGTGCACAACAGCGAGAACTGCAAAGGTGGAAAGAACAAGCGCGGTCGCCGTGCTTTCCGCAACGCTATCCTCAAGGCGTAG
- a CDS encoding SpoU, rRNA methylase, with protein sequence MATPTILSFLDQHTRNAAFDASLAKLKTTLHGIDIDTLDICVQLLPAQTPDDSQAGRMSHYEELWDVVLERLVNEATAERLYEIAETCLSRGPYAVEQLKTKFERHLSSMAQELPSEESQSFHTIKAYLGFLKCSFWLPTGHHHMANPRILRLLSSFLTVYGLEDVAHDALSAFFSLLKNNGEDTATRSETIDKLSLWDQLNALDVKWFAARSSKIYRTWFQWVSLAASNGLQLKCVENEQYWRKLRLGLVKGHADQRKYCLGIIRHSFLVTPNLIDTPSMQYAASDVDRENYELYSTLFETIVLHRYTGQVEDSLPTMTKLLGSSSDMVPSRITAAMTTTLLTAALDPLIQESIRKMVGRWYMDFVIERRGDISGHIHFFFDGFLPWATEGSLFTSSLTSTRITTACSHGDALAAVVARFASDTQDTPSFVPSVELDVQEVGVDNRDGRAIILGVVRYIMNARGRLFQPAIMYLLHGLIEGLKARTAASPFHHKLEPSELSEILSLARITGLPEVASDLHSIYCRKICDLIDPDLKSLHLPTDESLRARCRKLEESVDQSTSTASLATNGSGRLSLQSFLNDLHESKHTCIQGPAFAPACKSLIELLDHTEVTVADSGDLHSILAALWEEAEIRDFIRPFAVHLPALLFHPKCIKTCVESKSGQEDASGLDLINLLTKAMSRLTKLSKGRSYVLATLAKSLRRAAFANPSIISILPFGDYIIDFVNEPATIRSEFLFEVAAAEKLHQFLPHRSYTSYYGLREWHAYAAIMDLLRRFPGQQLGAARSIFDRLLQPWKDQQPPVAVKSPWKKTLQLQVILMLSQYCIAESDADAYIDSLTHALTLESWPRYRYLLEWTLARIYRHFPGKSSRIVEELGNLDEYSPIHVASLIKLGLLVAPYESEDFVAKLVTQLNSYSASPKVQIRHEANFAFPLVFDLAEAKGWRSVSENPAFRAMNAFIRRLDKFSASPWTIRTLKVDIERDFTLVGIFQGQYLSIESPEDDLFTYEDFKMLETSDEPAGVDCPPARIELGAAPAVDTVPLKAVDQTPVVSIADQTIQTTLQTKAGIDLDNLHPQNGPPSMQNQRPASVMMIASLIDNPTNLGGLSRISESFGLEALYIDNLKKAAHKDFKATSVRSEKHLAIRELKEVGVPAFLLDAKSKGYEVVGIEQTDRSGILGHEDSSDQKEILTGDKSAGGQSTHVIRSQDIGTLPKKCCLVLGSEKEGISAEVLAVIDRNVEIKTVGVTRSLSKCLMFHFSLQFVH encoded by the exons ATGGCAACACCTACTATACTGAGTTTCCTGGATCAGCACACCAGAAATGCAGCGTTTGACGCCAGTCTCGCGAAGCTCAAAACGACGCTGCATGGCATCGACATCGACACACTTGACATTTGTGTCCAACTATTACCAGCACAAACTCCTGATGACTCCCAGGCTGGGCGTATGTCACACTATGAAGAGCTATGGGATGTTGTTTTGGAACGTCTAGTCAATGAGGCGACTGCTGAGCGGCTCTATGAGATTGCCGAGACATGTCTCAGTCGTGGACCATACGCGGTTGAGCAACTCAAAACCAAATTTGAGCGTCATCTTTCGAGCATGGCCCAAGAGCTTCCGTCCGAAGAAAGCCAGAGCTTTCATACCATCAAAGCGTATCTTGGTTTTCTCAAATGCTCCTTCTGGCTGCCCACTGGACATCATCACATGGCTAATCCCAGGATTCTCCGCCTTCTCTCAAGCTTCCTCACCGTCTACGGGTTAGAAGACGTTGCGCATGACGCATTGTCCGCTTTCTTTTCATTGTTAAAGAACAACGGAGAGGATACAGCCACACGATCCGAGACGATTGACAAGCTATCCCTCTGGGACCAGCTCAATGCTCTTGACGTGAAGTGGTTTGCTGCCAGGTCTAGCAAGATCTACAGGACATGGTTTCAATGGGTTTCCCTGGCCGCTTCCAATGGCCTTCAACTGAAATGTGTCGAAAATGAACAATACTGGAGGAAGCTACGACTGGGTCTGGTGAAGGGCCATGCGGATCAACGCAAATACTGTCTTGGAATTATCAGGCATTCATTCCTTGTCACGCCCAATCTTATCGACACGCCTTCAATGCAGTACGCTGCTAGTGATGTTGATCGGGAGAACTACGAGCTTTACTCAACACTATTTGAGACGATCGTGTTGCATCGCTATACGGGACAAGTGGAAGACTCACTCCCGACTATGACCAAACTGCTCGGATCATCCTCGGATATGGTTCCTTCCCGAATTACTGCTGCGATGACGACCACTTTGCTCACTGCAGCGCTTGACCCCTTGATCCAGGAGAGTATTCGAAAGATGGTTGGCCGTTGGTATATGGATTTTGTCATCGAA CGTCGTGGCGACATCAGCGGTCACATCCACTTTTTTTTCGACGGATTTCTTCCTTGGGCAACAGAAGGCAGCCTTTTCACATCCAGTCTCACTAGCACACGAATAACAACTGCGTGCAGCCATGGCGATGCACTTGCTGCCGTCGTAGCACGCTTCGCATCTGACACTCAAGACACACCGTCTTTTGTTCCCTCAGTCGAACTCGATGTACAGGAAGTCGGTGTAGACAATCGCGATGGTCGCGCAATCATACTAGGTGTCGTTCGATACATCATGAATGCCCGGGGCAGATTGTTCCAGCCGGCAATCATGTACCTGCTACATGGGCTCATAGAAGGGTTAAAAGCACGGACCGCTGCTTCGCCGTTTCATCACAAGTTGGAACCCTCTGAACTCTCCGAAATCTTAAGTCTTGCACGAATTACTGGTCTGCCTGAGGTTGCTAGCGATCTCCATAGTATCTATTGCCGAAAGATCTGCGATCTTATTGACCCTGACCTGAAATCACTGCACTTACCGACCGACGAATCTTTACGAGCCCGATGTCGAAAGCTGGAAGAGTCCGTAGACCAGTCCACTTCAACTGCAAGTCTTGCTACGAATGGAAGTGGGAGGTTATCGTTGCAGTCCTTCTTGAATGACCTGCATGAGTCGAAACACACCTGTATTCAAGGCCCCGCTTTCGCACCAGCCTGTAAAAGCTTAATCGAGCTGCTTGATCACACTGAAGTCACTGTGGCTGATTCAGGTGATCTGCATTCCATTTTGGCAGCGCTTTGGGAGGAGGCTGAGATACGCGATTTTATTCGACCGTTCGCTGTTCACTTACCAGCGTTACTATTCCACCCAAAATGCATAAAAACATGCGTCGAAAGTAAATCGGGACAAGAAGACGCATCGGGGCTAGATTTGATCAATCTTCTTACTAAGGCGATGTCTCGTCTTACGAAGTTATCGAAAGGCCGATCCTATGTGCTTGCCACACTTGCGAAATCGCTACGCAGAGCTGCGTTTGCGAATCCGTCTATAATCTCCATACTTCCTTTCGGAGACTACATTATTGATTTCGTCAACGAGCCTGCTACTATCCGATCCGAGTTCCTGTTTGAAGTCGCGGCTGCAGAAAAACTCCACCAATTCCTACCACACAGATCATACACGTCATACTACGGACTGCGCGAATGGCACGCCTACGCAGCCATCATGGACCTCCTACGGCGTTTTCCAGGCCAACAGCTGGGTGCCGCTCGGAGCATTTTTGACCGCCTCCTACAGCCTTGGAAGGACCAACAACCACCAGTCGCGGTCAAAAGTCCATGGAAAAAGACTTTGCAGTTGCAAGTCATATTAATGTTGAGTCAATACTGCATTGCAGAATCTGATGCAGATGCATATATTGACAGTCTTACACACGCTCTAACATTAGAATCATGGCCGCGATATCGCTACTTGCTTGAATGGACCCTGGCCCGCATTTATCGCCATTTCCCGGGAAAGTCTTCTAGGATCGTAGAGGAACTGGGGAACCTAGACGAATACAGTCCCATACATGTCGCTAGCCTGATCAAGCTTGGCCTCCTAGTGGCACCATATGAGTCCGAGGACTTTGTTGCCAAGCTTGTAACACAGCTAAACTCATACTCCGCTAGCCCAAAGGTCCAGATTCGCCACGAAGCAAACTTTGCTTTCCCACTGGTTTTCGACTTGGCGGAAGCAAAAGGTTGGAGAAGCGTTAGCGAGAACCCTGCGTTCAGGGCTATGAACGCCTTCATTCGACGACTGGACAAGTTCAGTGCTTCTCCTTGGACGATTAGGACCCTCAAAGTCGACATAGAACGAGATTTTACGCTAGTGGGAATCTTTCAGGGACAATATCTGTCCATTGAATCGCCAGAGGATGATTTATTTACGTACGAGGACTTCAAGATGCTGGAAACGAGCGATGAACCGGCTGGAGTTGACTGCCCGCCGGCACGCATTGAACTAGGTGCAGCTCCGGCAGTGGACACCGTCCCTCTCAAAGCAGTCGATCAGACTCCTGTAGTGTCCATTGCCGACCAAACTATCCAAACCACGCTACAAACCAAAGCTGGCATTGACCTTGATAATCTCCATCCACAAAACGGCCCACCGAGTATGCAGAACCAACGACCCGCGTCTGTCATGATGATTGCATCTTTGATTGATAATCCGACGAACCTTGGTGGTCTATCACGTATCTCCGAGTCGTTTGGTCTCGAGGCTTTATACATTGACAATCTTAAGAAGGCAGCACACAAGGACTTCAAAGCTACAAGCGTGAGATCCGAGAAGCATTTAGCTATCCGAGAGTTGAAGGAGGTAGGTGTACCGGCATTCTTGTTGGACGCAAAGAGCAAGGGATACGAGGTTGTAGGTATTGAGCAGACCGACCGTAGCGGAATCTTGGGCCATGAGGATAGCAGTGACCAAAAGGAGATTTTGACCGGGGATAAGAGTGCGGGTGGGCAAAGTACTCACGTGATTAGAAGCCAAGATATAGGCACTCTTCCAAAGAAATGTTGCCTGGTTCTTGGCAGTGAGAAAGAGGGCATCTCCGCGGAGGTGCTGGCGGTAATTGATCGTAACGTCGAGATCAAGACCGTGGGTGTGACGAGGAGTCTCAGTAAGTGCTTGATGTTTCATTTTTCATTACAATTCGTACACTGA
- a CDS encoding BTB domain containing protein, translating to MEPDYLLKMPFMNTKGATTLGHTFRNFDQTIITIKVGSKDYPESFSCHRELLRRCSPYFNTCLEEKTESPYKSSATTLELEDTHPDVFDAFMLWLYTGFIPHHLIEGGKEIHPPTHAISVQGEDSSSHTDGTDTEDVDTTSWGLGLDNDDAPAEATPAPVEAESTPAPAIAEKVPGDVPEPEKAAPVPPPRNPAEKHEAPKETLCPCCSRPYKWRGLEGFLERRFISLYVFAHRYAITRLRRAVLLAWQTNDEILQVMPDHSNVIAAYESLPPDAPLCRYFLDMYSVYWNPDRDDERTIALRSQLPQAFLFELATVLARGERPKIEKEWCEFHEHENEEDRKACLDEMSKDPVASKALRRIKDSKGWKGLVLKKGKR from the exons ATGGAACCAGATTATCTACTGAAAATGCCTTTCATGAACACCAAAGGTGCAACAACGCTCGGTCACACTTTCCGGAACTTTGACCAGACCATCATCACAATCAAAGTCGGCTCCAAAGACTACCCCGAGTCTTTCAGCTGCCATCGCGAACTCCTGCGAAGATGTTCTCCATACTTCAACACGTGCTTGGAGGAGAAGACCGAGTCGCCCTACAAGAGCTCAGCCACGACGCTTGAGCTAGAAGACACCCACCCCGATGTTTTCGACGCGTTCATG CTCTGGTTGTACACTGGCTTCATCCCGCACCATCTCATTGAAGGCGGAAAGGAGATCCATCCCCCGACGCATGCCATCAGCGTGCAGGGAGAGGATTCCTCCAGTCACACCGATGGTACCGACACAGAGGACGTTGACACTACATCATGGGGCCTGGGTCTGGACAACGACGACGCTCCAGCTGAAGCAACACCAGCCCCTGTCGAAGCAGAGAGCACCCCCGCGCCAGCTATCGCGGAGAAGGTACCTGGCGACGTTCCAGAACCCGAGAAGGCTGCTCCGGTACCACCGCCTCGCAACCCAGCCGAGAAGCATGAGGCGCCGAAAGAGACGCTATGCCCATGTTGCTCAAGGCCATACAAATGGAGGGGCTTGGAAGGTTTCCTGGAGCGCCGCTTCATCTCGCTCTACGTCTTCGCTCACCGCTACGCCATAACCAGGTTACGTCGCGCCGTCTTGCTAGCATGGCAAACAAACGACGAGATTCTACAAGTCATGCCCGACCACAGCAATGTCATCGCCGCTTACGAGAGCCTTCCTCCGGATGCGCCCCTCTGCCGATACTTCCTCGACATGTACTCCGTGTACTGGAACCCCGATCGCGACGACGAGCGCACCATCGCGTTGCGAAGTCAGCTCCCACAAGCCTTCCTATTCGAGTTAGCCACCGTACTAGCGCGAGGTGAGCGACCCAAAATTGAGAAGGAGTGGTGCGAGTTCCACGAGCACGAGAACGAGGAGGACAGGAAAGCTTGTCTCGATGAGATGTCCAAGGACCCAGTTGCTAGCAAGGCGCTGCGACGGATCAAGGACAGCAAGGGCTGGAAGGGCCTGGTGCTCAAGAAGGGCAAGAGATGA